The nucleotide window TTCGATTCCGTCCCTGGGCACCACTTAATCGCATAAAAAGGCACTTACGAAAGCAATTCGTAAGTGCCTTTTTTGTTGACGCAGATATCGACGCAAGTAAGGCACATGAGCCTTGAGCCTCATTTTCTTGCCTCTGAGCAACCACGAATAGAAAGGCGAGGTAGCACTACCCCGCCTTTGACACACCGACCGCACACCTTATGCTGCAATACTTTCGGCTCCGGCCAATCGTTGTCCCAGTTCGAAAGCGCGACGGCACTCCAACGGCAATGCCTCCGCACGACGCCGGGCCTTGTGAACCGGATCGAAACTTTCGATCACCACCTTCGAATAGTCATCCACCTGGCAGGTATCATACGCGCACAATGATTCGGCTGCCCCAAGGAGCAACTGAACATAGCGCTCATTGGTCCTGAAGACCTGTTCATACCCGAATTCCTTGCTCCGTTCTTCCGGGACATTCATGGTGTATATGAAACCGGTCTTGATGTGCCTGGGAAACAGCGTGCCATACGGCACCGTGTACGTGAGGTACGGAAATAGCAGGCGCTCCAGAAAGCTGCGCGTCTCGCCGGTGACCGTGCCGAAGTAGATCGGCGAA belongs to Geobacter sp. SVR and includes:
- a CDS encoding flavodoxin family protein; the protein is MVVIGVNGSPRKQWNTATLVSKALEGAAAQGAETELVHLYDLDFKGCKSCLACKTRGGKSYGKCVLSDDLAPVLEKIAAADALVIGSPIYFGTVTGETRSFLERLLFPYLTYTVPYGTLFPRHIKTGFIYTMNVPEERSKEFGYEQVFRTNERYVQLLLGAAESLCAYDTCQVDDYSKVVIESFDPVHKARRRAEALPLECRRAFELGQRLAGAESIAA